From the Gasterosteus aculeatus chromosome 13, fGasAcu3.hap1.1, whole genome shotgun sequence genome, one window contains:
- the eeig1a gene encoding early estrogen-induced gene 1 protein, which yields MAFFAKKKKFKFQTQLTLEELSAVPFVNGVLFCKIRLLDGDFVATSSRHEVHENCVRWRKRFSFVSKMSANPHTGVLDPSVCRVSVRKELKGGKAYSKLGFTDLNMAEFAGSGSTVRCCLLEGYDTKNTRQDNSILKVTIGMTLLSGDPCFKTPQSTAKCISIPGREHTLQLDCKGEGTAQPGPAGGVSLGRASKPRPSIVGSGLLEESQSSPLGAAELFQSGHSRTSSYASQHSRISGYSTEHSCSSSLSDLTHRRNASTGSSASGGLCFASDPTGDGEKDAGRPERPPRPPRPVLPSNRPPRRKQDSVESHPSWVNDTRMDADDIVEKIVQSQNFADINNTEDSNLRLFVSRDGTTALSGIRLGNRVSAGGYEPVVIEIH from the exons ATGGCGTTCTttgccaagaagaagaagttcaaGTTCCAGACGCAGCTGACGCTGGAGGAGCTCAGCGCGGTTCCGTTCGTCAACGGGGTTCTGTTCTGCAAGATCCGCCTGCTGGACGGAGACTTCGTGGCGACTTCTTCCag ACACGAGGTCCACGAGAACTGTGTTCGCTGGAGGAAGAGGTTCTCGTTTGTGTCCAAAATGAGCGCCAACCCCCACACGGGGGTCCTGGACCCGTCGGTCTGCAGGGTGTCCGTCAGGAAG GAACTCAAAGGAGGAAAAGCGTACTCGAAG CTGGGCTTCACAGACCTCAACATGGCGGAGTTCGCCGGCTCCGGCTCCACGGTgcgctgctgtctgctggagggATACGACACCAAGAACACGCGGCAGGACAACTCCATCCTGAAG gtgacCATCGGGATGACCCTGCTGTCCGGAGATCCCTGTTTTAAAAC gCCTCAGAGCACCGCCAAGTGCATCTCCATCCCGGGACGAGAGCACACGCTGCAGCTGGACTGCAAGGGGGAGGGAACGGCCCAGCCCGGGCCGGCGGGCGGGGTTTCTCTGGGCCGAGCCTCCAAGCCACGCCCCTCCATCGTCGGCTCAG GTCTCCTCGAGGAGTCCCAGTCGAGCCCGCTCGGCGCTGCAGAACTCTTCCAGTCGGGCCACTCTCGCACCTCCAGCTACGCCAGCCAGCACAGCAGGATCTCAG gctaCAGCACCGAGcactcctgctcctccagcctgTCGGACCTCACGCATCGCAGGAACGCCTCCACGGGGAGCAGCGCCTCGGGGGGGTTGTGTTTCGCTTCCGACCCGACCGGAGACGGCGAGAAGGACGCCGGACGTCCCGAGAGACCCCCGAGACCCCCGAGACCTGTGCTGCCCTCCAACAGGCCCCCCAG GAGGAAGCAGGACTCGGTGGAGAGTCACCCCTCCTGGGTGAACGACACCCGCATGGACGCCGACGACATCGTGGAGAAGATCGTCCAGAGCCAGAACTTTGCAGACATCAACAACACTGAAG